From Streptomyces durmitorensis, a single genomic window includes:
- a CDS encoding sigma-70 family RNA polymerase sigma factor: MAKDAPRRWDRRMQQRLAHGEAAALGELYDRFASLVHGLAHRVLGDEDAADRITREVFAHIWENPDAYDPKQGPLRSWVATLTHQQAVRRLRQTESAALARGGEGTMEDLERKVRRASAAARADYIVTAMPAPLRAALELAYFQRRDYRQTAADLGVTEDEARRRLRLGLQLLSTANDAAGPAEPHPSPGPHPGYGRAL; the protein is encoded by the coding sequence ATGGCGAAGGACGCGCCGCGTCGCTGGGACCGTCGCATGCAGCAGCGCCTCGCACACGGGGAGGCCGCCGCGCTCGGCGAGCTGTACGACCGCTTCGCCTCGCTCGTGCACGGCCTCGCCCACCGCGTGCTCGGCGACGAGGACGCCGCCGACCGGATCACCCGCGAGGTCTTCGCCCACATATGGGAGAACCCCGACGCGTACGACCCCAAGCAGGGCCCCCTGCGCTCCTGGGTCGCCACGCTCACCCACCAGCAGGCCGTCCGGCGGCTGCGCCAGACCGAGTCCGCCGCCCTGGCCCGCGGCGGCGAGGGCACCATGGAGGACCTGGAGCGCAAGGTGCGCCGCGCCTCCGCCGCCGCCCGCGCTGACTACATCGTCACGGCCATGCCCGCCCCGCTGCGCGCCGCCCTTGAGCTCGCCTACTTCCAGCGCCGGGACTACCGCCAGACGGCCGCCGACCTCGGCGTGACGGAGGACGAGGCGCGGCGCCGCCTGCGCCTGGGCCTCCAGCTGCTGTCCACGGCGAACGACGCGGCGGGACCGGCGGAGCCGCACCCCTCACCGGGCCCGCACCCCGGTTACGGGAGAGCGCTGTGA
- a CDS encoding bifunctional DNA primase/polymerase, producing MGVTSAAHIPKQRGESLLDTAVRYAEERHWDVFPGTWLESVEGAEICSCGDTACTTPGSHPAREDWATQATGSATVARRLWSKQPKSSILLPTGRTFDAIDVPETAGFLALARMERMELTLGPVTCTPDRRMQFFVLPGATAKVPDLVRKLGWPPAAIDLVALGEGAYVAAPPTRFGASGAVQWACRPTAANRWLPDAEEIISPLAYACGREARR from the coding sequence ATGGGAGTCACGTCAGCCGCGCACATCCCGAAGCAGCGCGGAGAATCCTTGCTGGACACGGCCGTGCGATACGCGGAAGAGCGCCACTGGGACGTGTTCCCGGGGACGTGGCTCGAGTCCGTCGAGGGGGCCGAGATCTGCTCGTGCGGTGACACCGCGTGCACGACACCCGGTTCGCACCCGGCGCGCGAGGACTGGGCCACGCAGGCGACGGGCAGCGCGACCGTCGCGAGGCGGCTCTGGTCCAAGCAGCCGAAGTCGTCGATCCTGCTGCCGACGGGCCGTACGTTCGACGCCATCGACGTGCCGGAGACGGCCGGGTTCCTCGCCCTTGCCCGCATGGAGCGGATGGAGCTGACGCTCGGGCCCGTGACGTGCACGCCCGACCGCCGGATGCAGTTCTTCGTCCTGCCCGGCGCCACCGCGAAGGTGCCCGACCTGGTACGCAAGCTGGGCTGGCCGCCGGCCGCGATCGACCTCGTGGCGCTCGGCGAGGGGGCGTACGTGGCCGCGCCCCCGACCCGCTTCGGCGCGTCGGGCGCCGTGCAGTGGGCGTGCCGCCCCACCGCTGCGAACCGCTGGCTGCCCGACGCCGAGGAGATCATCTCTCCGCTGGCCTACGCCTGCGGGCGCGAGGCACGCAGGTAG
- a CDS encoding transporter encodes MTTAPSPAPSPSITPVFVRLKLSLLRNGLHQSTGRRAAYIASVAAALLVAALQLLGLIALRGNEHAATVSVLLTAVLALGWAVMPLFFAGGDETLDPTRLVMLPLRPRPLVRALLVASLVGIGPLFTLCLALGAVISLAHGAAAAVTGVLAIALTLLVCVALARTVAAANIRLLTSRKGRDLAVLSGLVIAVGAQVVNFGAQRLGSSGLSQLDPAAEVVRWIPPASAIGAVDSVSEGAYATGVAQLALSAAALAALLALWQRSLTHLMTTPDGSTLAAAEPTKARSARGLGKLLPGGRTGTVMERSLRYVWRDPKTKAAWVTSLAIGLIVPLFNALQGTGSIYFACFAAGMLGVLMYNQFGQDTSAFWMVAMTISSTYDAYIELRARALALLAITLPYATLVTVITASVLGDWKGLPEGLGLSFALLGAMLATGAWSSARFPYSIPQEGYKNVAPGQAGLAWISIFGGMVAAALLCAPVLAFTIWLHVSGASDWSWVLLPLGGAYGAVITYFGLRLAAPRVARRLPEILTAVSRG; translated from the coding sequence ATGACCACGGCCCCTTCCCCGGCCCCTTCCCCCTCGATCACCCCCGTCTTCGTACGCCTGAAGCTCTCGCTCCTGCGCAACGGCCTGCACCAGTCGACCGGACGCCGCGCCGCCTACATCGCCTCCGTCGCCGCCGCGCTCCTCGTCGCCGCCCTCCAGCTCCTCGGCCTGATCGCCCTGCGCGGCAACGAACACGCCGCCACCGTCTCCGTCCTGCTCACCGCCGTGCTCGCGCTCGGCTGGGCAGTGATGCCGCTGTTCTTCGCCGGCGGCGACGAGACCCTCGACCCCACCCGCCTGGTGATGCTGCCGCTGCGCCCCCGGCCACTGGTGCGCGCGCTCCTCGTGGCGTCCCTGGTGGGCATCGGGCCGCTCTTCACCCTCTGCCTCGCGCTCGGCGCCGTGATCTCCCTCGCGCACGGTGCGGCGGCGGCCGTCACCGGGGTCCTGGCCATCGCGCTGACCCTGCTCGTCTGCGTGGCCCTCGCGCGGACCGTCGCCGCCGCCAACATCCGCCTCCTGACCAGCCGCAAGGGACGTGATCTGGCCGTTCTGAGCGGCCTGGTCATCGCGGTCGGCGCGCAGGTCGTCAACTTCGGGGCGCAGCGGCTCGGTTCGTCGGGGCTCTCGCAGCTCGACCCGGCGGCGGAGGTCGTCCGCTGGATCCCGCCCGCGTCGGCCATCGGCGCCGTCGACTCGGTCAGCGAGGGCGCGTACGCCACCGGGGTCGCCCAACTCGCCCTGAGCGCAGCCGCCCTCGCCGCGCTCCTGGCCCTCTGGCAGCGCAGCCTCACCCACCTGATGACGACCCCCGACGGCTCGACGCTCGCGGCGGCGGAGCCCACCAAGGCCCGCTCGGCGCGCGGCCTGGGCAAACTCCTTCCCGGCGGACGCACGGGCACGGTCATGGAACGCAGCCTGCGCTATGTGTGGCGTGACCCGAAGACGAAGGCGGCCTGGGTGACGTCCCTGGCCATCGGCCTGATCGTGCCGCTCTTCAACGCCCTCCAGGGCACGGGCTCGATCTACTTCGCGTGCTTCGCGGCCGGGATGCTCGGCGTCCTGATGTACAACCAGTTCGGCCAGGACACCTCGGCGTTCTGGATGGTCGCGATGACGATCTCGTCGACGTACGACGCGTACATCGAACTCCGCGCCCGCGCCCTGGCACTCCTCGCCATCACCCTCCCGTACGCGACGCTGGTGACGGTCATCACGGCATCGGTGCTCGGCGACTGGAAGGGCCTGCCGGAGGGCCTCGGCCTCTCCTTCGCCCTGCTCGGCGCGATGCTGGCGACGGGCGCCTGGTCATCGGCCCGCTTCCCCTACTCGATCCCGCAGGAGGGCTACAAGAACGTGGCCCCCGGGCAGGCGGGCCTGGCCTGGATCTCGATCTTCGGCGGGATGGTCGCGGCGGCCCTGCTCTGCGCCCCGGTGCTCGCCTTCACCATCTGGCTGCACGTCTCGGGCGCGAGCGACTG
- a CDS encoding transcriptional regulator: protein MAARPLVARQPNERLQALIQEAGCSNAGLARRVNMCGAEHGLDLRYDKTSVARWLRGQQPRGRAPGIIAEALGRKLGRTVTIDEIGMANGKNLASGVGLQFSPTVLGAIEQVCELWRSDVGRRDFLSGSSVASSALVEPSRDWLISSPDSQVGRMAGPRVGLCDVAAVRAMTEALTQLDHQYGSGHVRPVVVHYLNSVVSGLLAGSYREAVGRELFAAVARLTELAGYMAVDTGQPGLAQRYYIQALRLAQAAGDRGYGGYVLAASMSHLAAQLGNPREIAQLARAAQEGTRGRVTPRAEAMFYAAEARGHALLGDGRSTQVVAGRAVEAMDRAAGETDSGDDPVWIRHFDHAYLADELAHCHRDLGQADAAARSAEESLAGHPQTRARRRAIGLVLLATAQVQSRDVEQACHTGMKAVELLGTLRSNRGAEYLEDFQQRLQPYREEPVVREFGARMDVQAA, encoded by the coding sequence ATGGCCGCAAGGCCGCTCGTCGCGCGGCAGCCCAATGAAAGGCTGCAGGCACTCATTCAGGAAGCGGGCTGCTCGAACGCGGGCCTTGCCCGCCGGGTCAACATGTGCGGCGCGGAGCACGGTCTCGATCTGCGCTACGACAAGACGTCCGTCGCCCGGTGGCTGCGCGGTCAGCAGCCGCGCGGCAGGGCGCCCGGCATCATCGCGGAGGCACTCGGCCGCAAGCTGGGCCGGACGGTCACCATCGACGAGATCGGGATGGCGAACGGCAAGAACCTCGCCTCCGGCGTCGGTCTGCAGTTCTCGCCGACCGTGCTCGGCGCCATCGAGCAGGTCTGCGAGCTGTGGCGCAGCGACGTGGGGCGGCGGGACTTCCTGTCCGGTTCGTCCGTCGCCTCGTCCGCGCTCGTCGAGCCGAGCCGCGACTGGCTGATCTCGTCCCCGGACTCGCAGGTGGGCCGGATGGCCGGGCCGCGCGTCGGCCTCTGTGACGTGGCCGCGGTGCGGGCCATGACGGAGGCCCTTACGCAGCTGGACCACCAGTACGGCAGCGGGCATGTGCGGCCGGTGGTCGTGCACTACCTGAACAGCGTCGTCTCGGGGCTGCTCGCCGGTTCGTACCGCGAGGCGGTGGGGCGCGAACTGTTCGCCGCCGTCGCGCGGTTGACGGAGCTCGCCGGGTACATGGCGGTGGACACGGGCCAGCCGGGCCTTGCCCAGCGCTACTACATCCAGGCGCTGCGGCTCGCGCAGGCGGCCGGGGACCGTGGGTACGGCGGGTATGTGCTCGCCGCGTCCATGAGCCACCTCGCGGCCCAGCTCGGGAATCCGAGGGAGATCGCGCAGTTGGCGCGGGCGGCCCAGGAGGGGACGCGCGGGCGGGTCACCCCGCGCGCGGAGGCCATGTTCTACGCCGCCGAGGCCAGGGGGCACGCGCTGCTCGGGGACGGTCGCTCCACGCAGGTCGTGGCGGGCCGGGCGGTCGAGGCGATGGACCGTGCGGCCGGGGAGACGGATTCGGGCGACGACCCGGTGTGGATCCGGCACTTCGACCATGCGTATCTGGCCGATGAACTGGCGCATTGTCACCGTGACTTGGGGCAGGCGGACGCGGCGGCGCGCAGCGCGGAGGAGTCCCTCGCGGGGCACCCCCAGACGCGGGCGCGGCGGCGGGCGATCGGCCTCGTCCTGCTCGCCACGGCGCAGGTACAGAGCCGGGACGTCGAGCAGGCGTGCCACACGGGCATGAAGGCGGTCGAGCTCCTCGGCACGCTGCGGTCGAACCGCGGCGCCGAGTACCTGGAGGACTTCCAGCAGCGGCTCCAGCCGTACCGCGAGGAGCCGGTGGTAAGGGAGTTCGGGGCGCGGATGGACGTCCAGGCGGCGTGA
- a CDS encoding ABC transporter substrate-binding protein translates to MPVSRRTLLPRPSKTASLTAIALVAACASLTTACGVIPGSTGGSREDPVTVMTWAPEKTKATNKPGIPAMAQAYARWVNANGGLDGHKLKVITCNDHNDPVGAADCARKAVDLEVSAVVGSYSQHGQSFLSPLQVAGIPYIGGYGVTDEEFSSPLSYPVNGGEPALMAGNGRQLAARCERVSLVRPDTIAGDDLPKLLDAGLAEGHRKPSSDIRASEDGTDFTSQAEQALERAGTGGCVTAALGERTDTFYDSYRRTEDAYPPAKISSVLGSVDQSLIDRTGGGNGPYEGAYVTGWYPAASDARWDEMREAIRQQAFGDNRIDPTDAGVQTTWIAYTVLKQAVESLGGGEVSARTLRRALDQGLKVQTGGLTPTLSWRFKDMLAASDFPRLVNANVTFQTVRDGRLVPARKGFVNVSKTLERVR, encoded by the coding sequence ATGCCCGTCTCGCGACGCACCTTGCTCCCCCGCCCCTCCAAGACCGCATCCCTCACCGCGATCGCCCTGGTGGCGGCGTGTGCGTCCTTGACCACCGCGTGCGGGGTCATCCCTGGATCCACGGGGGGATCCAGGGAGGACCCCGTGACCGTCATGACCTGGGCACCCGAGAAGACCAAGGCGACCAACAAGCCCGGCATCCCCGCGATGGCGCAGGCCTACGCGCGCTGGGTCAACGCGAACGGCGGGCTCGACGGCCACAAGCTCAAGGTCATCACCTGCAACGACCACAACGACCCGGTGGGCGCCGCCGACTGCGCCCGCAAGGCGGTCGACCTGGAGGTCTCGGCCGTCGTCGGCTCCTACAGCCAGCACGGCCAGTCCTTCCTCTCGCCTCTCCAGGTCGCCGGAATCCCCTACATCGGCGGATACGGCGTCACCGACGAGGAGTTCAGCAGCCCCCTGTCGTACCCCGTCAACGGCGGCGAACCCGCGCTCATGGCGGGCAACGGCCGGCAGCTCGCCGCCCGCTGCGAGCGCGTCTCCCTCGTACGCCCCGACACCATCGCAGGCGACGATCTCCCCAAGCTCCTGGACGCGGGCCTCGCCGAGGGCCACCGCAAGCCCTCCTCCGACATACGGGCGTCCGAGGACGGCACCGACTTCACCTCCCAGGCCGAGCAGGCACTGGAGCGCGCGGGCACCGGCGGCTGCGTGACCGCGGCGCTCGGCGAGCGCACGGACACGTTCTACGACTCCTACCGGCGCACCGAGGACGCGTACCCGCCCGCGAAGATCTCCTCCGTCCTCGGCAGCGTCGACCAGTCCCTCATCGACCGCACGGGCGGCGGCAACGGACCGTACGAAGGCGCCTACGTCACCGGCTGGTATCCGGCGGCGAGCGACGCCCGCTGGGACGAGATGCGCGAGGCCATCCGGCAGCAGGCGTTCGGCGACAACCGGATCGACCCGACGGACGCGGGCGTGCAGACGACGTGGATCGCCTACACCGTCCTGAAGCAGGCCGTCGAGTCGCTCGGCGGCGGCGAGGTCTCGGCGCGGACGCTGCGACGGGCACTGGACCAGGGGCTCAAGGTCCAGACCGGCGGACTCACTCCCACCCTGAGCTGGCGCTTCAAGGACATGCTCGCGGCGAGCGACTTCCCGCGCCTGGTCAACGCGAACGTCACGTTCCAGACGGTGCGCGACGGCCGCCTGGTGCCGGCCCGCAAGGGGTTCGTGAACGTGTCGAAGACCCTGGAACGGGTGCGGTAA
- a CDS encoding ABC transporter ATP-binding protein translates to MTEAAPAEAPAAVRVQGLWKAFGQQIAVAGIDLTLPAGKFIGLVGPNGAGKTTTLSMVTGLLRPDQGTVEVVGHDVWTDPVQVKARIGVLPEGLRLFERLSGRELLAYTGRLRGLPGDEVDKRATQLLDVLDLAGAQHKLVVDYSTGMRKKIGLAAALLHNPEVLFLDEPFEGVDPVSAQTIRGVLERYTASGATVVFSSHVMELVESLCDWVAVMAAGRIRAQGTLAEVRGAAPSLQQAFLELVGAGGRDTGSHLDWLGGGTR, encoded by the coding sequence GTGACCGAGGCAGCACCGGCGGAAGCACCCGCCGCAGTACGGGTGCAGGGGCTGTGGAAGGCCTTCGGCCAGCAGATCGCCGTCGCCGGGATCGATCTCACCCTCCCCGCGGGCAAGTTCATCGGCCTCGTCGGCCCGAACGGCGCGGGCAAGACCACCACCCTGTCCATGGTGACCGGCCTCCTCCGGCCCGACCAGGGCACCGTCGAGGTCGTCGGCCACGACGTATGGACCGACCCCGTCCAGGTCAAGGCCCGCATCGGTGTCCTGCCCGAAGGCCTGCGCCTCTTCGAGCGCCTCTCGGGGCGCGAACTCCTCGCGTACACCGGACGTCTGCGCGGGCTGCCCGGCGACGAGGTCGACAAGAGAGCGACCCAGCTCCTGGACGTACTCGACCTCGCCGGCGCCCAGCACAAACTGGTCGTCGACTACTCGACCGGCATGCGCAAGAAGATCGGGCTCGCCGCGGCCCTGCTCCACAACCCCGAAGTCCTCTTCCTGGACGAGCCCTTCGAGGGCGTCGACCCGGTGTCCGCCCAGACCATCCGCGGTGTCCTTGAGCGCTACACCGCGTCCGGGGCGACGGTCGTCTTCTCGTCGCACGTCATGGAACTCGTCGAATCGCTCTGCGACTGGGTCGCCGTGATGGCGGCAGGACGCATCCGCGCGCAAGGCACCCTCGCGGAAGTGCGCGGCGCGGCCCCGTCCCTCCAGCAGGCCTTCCTCGAACTGGTCGGCGCGGGCGGCCGGGACACCGGCTCGCACCTCGACTGGCTGGGCGGCGGCACCCGATGA
- a CDS encoding STAS domain-containing protein: MTLQVAVDEQDGWAVLRVSGEMDLVTSPVVRQRVHDAVADGRHSLVLDLSDVLFCDSSGVGVLIATRRLFRSCQGRLRLILPAKGAEDGSHVNRVLAALGVRRLFEVFPDVAAAVDDEAVPLSA; encoded by the coding sequence GTGACGCTGCAGGTGGCCGTGGACGAGCAGGACGGCTGGGCCGTGCTGCGGGTGTCCGGCGAGATGGACCTCGTGACCTCGCCCGTCGTGCGCCAGCGCGTGCACGACGCGGTGGCCGACGGCCGCCACAGCCTTGTCCTCGACCTCTCCGACGTGCTCTTCTGCGACTCCAGCGGCGTCGGCGTGCTCATCGCGACGCGGCGCCTCTTCCGCTCCTGCCAGGGACGCCTGCGTCTGATACTGCCCGCCAAGGGCGCCGAGGACGGCTCCCACGTGAACCGCGTCCTTGCGGCCCTCGGCGTACGCAGGCTCTTCGAGGTCTTCCCGGACGTGGCGGCGGCGGTGGACGACGAGGCGGTCCCGCTCTCCGCGTGA
- the purU gene encoding formyltetrahydrofolate deformylase produces the protein MNEPSVAASADPAEQYVLTLSCPDKQGIVHAVSSYLFMTGCNIEDSQQFGDHDTGLFFMRVHFSAEPPVTLEKLRASFAAIGDSFHMDWQLNRADDKMRVVLLVSKFGHCLNDLLFRSRIGALPVEIAAVVSNHTDFAELVASYDIPFHHIPVTKDNKADAEAQFLELVRAENVELVVLARYMQVLSDDLCKQLSGRIINIHHSFLPSFKGAKPYHQAHARGVKLIGATAHYVTADLDEGPIIEQEVERVGHDVTPNQLVAIGRDVECQALARAVKWHAERRILLNGRRTVVFA, from the coding sequence ATGAATGAGCCGTCCGTCGCCGCGTCCGCCGACCCCGCTGAGCAGTACGTCCTCACCCTCTCCTGCCCGGACAAGCAGGGCATCGTGCACGCCGTGTCGAGTTATCTCTTCATGACCGGGTGCAACATCGAGGACAGCCAGCAGTTCGGCGACCACGACACCGGGCTCTTCTTCATGCGGGTCCACTTCTCGGCGGAGCCGCCGGTGACGCTGGAGAAGCTGCGGGCGAGCTTCGCGGCGATCGGCGACTCCTTCCACATGGACTGGCAGCTGAACCGCGCCGACGACAAGATGCGCGTCGTCCTGCTCGTGTCGAAGTTCGGGCACTGCCTGAACGACCTGCTGTTCCGCTCGCGGATCGGCGCGCTGCCGGTCGAGATCGCGGCGGTCGTCTCGAACCACACGGACTTCGCCGAGCTGGTCGCCTCGTACGACATCCCCTTCCACCACATCCCGGTGACCAAGGACAACAAGGCGGATGCCGAGGCGCAGTTCCTTGAGCTCGTGCGCGCGGAGAACGTGGAGCTCGTCGTCCTCGCCCGCTACATGCAGGTGCTCTCGGACGACCTCTGCAAGCAGCTCAGCGGGCGGATCATCAACATCCACCACTCCTTCCTGCCGAGCTTCAAGGGCGCGAAGCCGTACCACCAGGCGCACGCGCGCGGTGTGAAGCTGATCGGCGCTACCGCGCACTATGTGACGGCGGATCTCGACGAGGGGCCGATCATCGAGCAGGAGGTCGAGCGGGTCGGCCACGACGTCACGCCGAACCAGCTGGTGGCGATCGGCCGTGACGTGGAGTGCCAGGCGCTTGCGCGGGCCGTCAAGTGGCATGCGGAGCGCAGGATTCTGCTCAACGGGCGGCGTACGGTCGTCTTCGCCTGA
- a CDS encoding MDMPI N domain containing protein, protein MKGPDRQEPFEEPDRPESESDGDGAGAQDRGEQKDSRRPPRIPMPRTSIEDTGNPLPDLPFALDHRVLKSLLGAWALAACSVDEAIAVEEHLGHCGPCAEEALRLRDAVGLLHQEESLDLDPGLRGRVIESCLGRRPPRIPVPEWAVPYDAETARLDALLRDIGESEWHAPVRLRWFDEDNPVSRKTTVAGVIAHLLAVDGLVALALGLDDPLGRETPPQSDPGRRTEAYWRASYFPPTRAVRGPWREQTHELIRTVSFTAGGAYGSGSGGLTVPYSAPDDQGRRVELPLRDSMVDRAFECWIHAGDIAEAVDYPYEPPSPRHLHRMIDLAARLLPGTLAERRRSGRAAPSRGLVAAGAPGRSLRLEVEGMGGGEWFIPLDSPGASASADREVAHVALDGVEFCRLAAGHVSPEEAAAGQVGDREAIRDVLFAAASLSRM, encoded by the coding sequence GTGAAGGGGCCCGACCGGCAAGAACCGTTCGAGGAACCGGACCGCCCCGAGAGCGAGAGCGACGGCGACGGCGCCGGTGCGCAGGACCGGGGCGAGCAGAAGGACTCCCGCCGGCCGCCCCGCATACCGATGCCACGCACCTCCATAGAGGACACCGGCAACCCCTTGCCGGATCTGCCCTTCGCGCTCGACCACCGCGTCCTGAAGTCCCTCCTCGGGGCCTGGGCGCTCGCCGCCTGCTCGGTCGACGAAGCCATCGCCGTCGAGGAGCACCTGGGCCACTGCGGCCCCTGCGCGGAAGAGGCCCTGCGGCTGCGCGACGCGGTCGGCCTGCTGCATCAGGAGGAGAGCCTCGACCTCGACCCGGGCCTGCGGGGCCGCGTCATCGAGAGCTGCCTCGGCCGCCGCCCGCCGCGCATCCCGGTGCCCGAGTGGGCCGTTCCGTACGACGCGGAGACCGCGCGGCTCGACGCCCTGCTCCGGGACATCGGCGAGTCGGAGTGGCACGCCCCGGTGCGCCTGCGCTGGTTCGACGAGGACAACCCCGTCAGCCGCAAGACGACGGTGGCCGGAGTGATCGCCCATCTCCTCGCGGTCGACGGCCTGGTCGCCCTTGCCCTCGGTCTCGACGACCCGCTGGGCAGGGAGACACCGCCGCAGTCCGACCCGGGCCGGCGCACCGAGGCGTACTGGCGCGCTTCGTACTTCCCGCCCACCCGCGCGGTGCGCGGCCCCTGGCGCGAGCAGACCCACGAGCTGATCCGCACGGTGTCCTTCACGGCGGGTGGTGCGTACGGCTCCGGCTCGGGCGGCCTCACCGTCCCGTACAGCGCCCCGGACGACCAGGGCCGCCGCGTCGAGCTGCCGCTGCGGGACTCGATGGTGGACCGCGCCTTCGAGTGCTGGATCCACGCGGGCGACATCGCGGAGGCGGTGGACTATCCCTATGAACCGCCGTCCCCGCGCCATCTGCACCGCATGATCGACCTCGCCGCCCGGCTGCTCCCCGGCACGCTCGCCGAGCGCCGCCGCTCGGGGCGCGCCGCCCCGTCGCGCGGCCTGGTGGCGGCGGGCGCCCCTGGCCGGAGCCTGCGCCTTGAGGTCGAGGGCATGGGCGGCGGCGAATGGTTCATCCCGCTCGACTCCCCCGGCGCGAGCGCGTCGGCGGACCGTGAGGTGGCCCATGTCGCACTGGACGGCGTCGAGTTCTGCCGCCTGGCCGCGGGCCACGTGTCGCCGGAGGAGGCGGCAGCGGGCCAGGTCGGCGACCGCGAGGCGATCAGGGACGTGCTGTTCGCGGCGGCGTCACTGAGCAGGATGTGA
- a CDS encoding SCO4402 family protein, producing MTVQGSENSSRRGRRSSTMGGMPTNDMPWWRWRSNVRSALHMLSDPGFQRECWLAGRDEYGDVTDAVYRLVEDTWLDNWSAEKYVGTIFRDEEEAALVDAAVLRVLRIMHEVGPDALVSAYLDHPGWPEAVRAARDAHVRLAASDGEEPDVPPRTLEVLRIMTRAGS from the coding sequence ATGACCGTGCAAGGTTCGGAGAACTCTTCCCGTCGTGGCCGTCGCTCAAGCACCATGGGCGGCATGCCAACGAACGACATGCCATGGTGGCGCTGGCGCAGCAACGTGCGCTCGGCGCTGCACATGCTCTCCGACCCGGGGTTCCAGCGTGAGTGCTGGCTCGCCGGGCGCGACGAGTACGGGGACGTGACCGACGCCGTGTACCGCCTCGTCGAGGACACGTGGCTCGACAACTGGTCCGCCGAGAAGTACGTGGGGACGATCTTCCGCGACGAGGAGGAGGCGGCCCTGGTCGACGCGGCGGTGCTGAGGGTCTTGCGGATCATGCATGAGGTCGGGCCGGACGCGTTGGTGTCCGCCTATCTGGACCACCCGGGGTGGCCGGAGGCGGTCAGGGCGGCGCGGGACGCGCATGTCCGCCTGGCGGCGAGCGACGGGGAGGAGCCTGACGTGCCGCCGCGGACGCTCGAGGTCCTTCGGATCATGACGCGGGCCGGGAGCTGA